The following proteins come from a genomic window of Rutidosis leptorrhynchoides isolate AG116_Rl617_1_P2 chromosome 10, CSIRO_AGI_Rlap_v1, whole genome shotgun sequence:
- the LOC139873100 gene encoding uncharacterized protein produces MATTLSPTNSFATIRNKSLHRTNRSNHNRSFTIIRCTGADDNSTTTNSSVTKAGSESGNLLLKTAWYGSELLGIAASFFRSPDNIVDGGELLNEDGIIDRSVIVQTIKDDFQRSYFVTGAVTLDAYEGDCEFADPAGSFRGLSRFKRNCTNFGSLIEKSNMKLMKWEDFEDKGIGYWRFSCTMSFPWKPILSATGYTEYYLSKETGKVCRHVEHWNVPKTALFKQLLKPSRGGFWGKNKVT; encoded by the exons ATGGCAACCACACTCTCTCCTACTAACTCTTTCGCCACCATTCGCAACAAATCCCTCCACCGAACAAACCGATCAAATCACAACCGAAGTTTCACGATTATCAGGTGCACCGGAGCAGATGATAACTCAACAACTACAAATTCATCAGTAACTAAAGCAGGATCCGAGTCTGGAAACTTGCTGCTGAAAACCGCTTGGTATGGCTCCGAGCTTCTCGGAATTGCTGCATCTTTTTTCCGTTCACCGGATAACATCGTTGATGGAGGCGAATTGCTTAATGAAGATGGAATAATTGACCGTTCAGTTATTGTTCAAACTATTAAAGATGATTTCCAGAGGTCTTATTTTGTTACCG GTGCTGTTACACTTGATGCATACGAAGGCGACTGTGAATTTGCTGATCCAGCAGGTTCGTTTAGAGGTCTTAGTCGATTCAAAAGAAACTGTACAAATTTTGGATCTCTAATTGAGAAATCAAACATGAAGCTCATGAAATGGGAAGATTTCGAG GATAAAGGAATTGGGTATTGGCGTTTCAGTTGCACCATGTCGTTCCCATGGAAACCTATTCTTTCAG CTACAGGTTACACCGAGTATTATCTCAGCAAAGAAACAGGAAAAGTatgcag ACATGTAGAGCACTGGAATGTTCCAAAGACGGCGTTGTTTAAACAACTTCTAAAGCCTAGTAGAGGAGGATTTTGGGGTAagaacaaagttacctaa